In a single window of the Gossypium hirsutum isolate 1008001.06 chromosome A13, Gossypium_hirsutum_v2.1, whole genome shotgun sequence genome:
- the LOC107938805 gene encoding putative disease resistance protein RGA3 isoform X2, producing MILTLEVLQARLRSLLNDKKFLLVLDDVWNENQAKWVGLRNLLRSTDGFSPSKIIVTTRSLNVASIMSSIPPYILKGLPLEDCLTLFTKWAFNDGDQTHYSNLIRIGEEIVKKCKGVPLAVRTLGSLLFQKTDESDWIYIRDQTEIWRLEQHENDILPVLKLSYNHLPSHLQRCLAFLSLYRKDEMYYSDKVIRLWMANGLLEHPKQNQEWEDVGKRHLNELLSRCLIQKERDFGLYFTFKMHDLVHDLALDVSQKECKIVNSETETVDENVRHLLLCDDKLVKVPHVLEEMKNVRTIIIHDVLVESKTFHESVINLCVSNFKYLRALELWGSPSTALPNSIGTLKHLRDLDLGGCRSIRELPRSFDKLRSLQSLNLGYTGLQQLPDCVQRLIELRHLVITIKATHLKEIRAGCWTSLQYLVLYECKELECLPEGMQYLKSLRTLVLCFCTKLVSLPRSLKFLTKLEHLAIGCCVQINLKMEAEEEEDKDLHNYELCVVQSCPFYQHGY from the exons ATGATTTTAACACTTGAAGTCTTGCAAGCTCGTTTGAGAAGCCTTTTGAATGATAAGAAGTTCTTGCTCGTCCTGGATGATGTGTGGAATGAAAATCAAGCAAAATGGGTTGGCTTAAGAAATTTGTTGAGATCGACTGATGGATTTTCTCCAAGCAAAATTATTGTTACCACTCGGAGTTTGAACGTGGCCTCGATAATGAGTTCAATTCCCCCTTATATATTGAAAGGTCTCCCTCTTGAAGACTGTTTGACCTTATTTACAAAATGGGCTTTTAATGATGGTGATCAGACACATTATTCAAATCTCATTAGAATCGGCGAGGAGATTGTGAAAAAATGCAAAGGGGTTCCTTTGGCAGTAAGAACATTGGGAAGCCTACTGTTTCAGAAAACGGATGAATCTGATTGGATCTATATAAGAGATCAGACTGAAATATGGAGACTTGAGCAacatgaaaatgatattttaccTGTGTTGAAGCTAAGTTACAATCATTTGCCATCTCATTTGCAGCGATGTCTTGCTTTTTTGTCCTTGTACAGAAAGGATGAGATGTATTATAGTGACAAAGTCATCCGTCTTTGGATGGCTAATGGACTCCTTGAGCATCCAAAGCAAAATCAAGAGTGGGAGGATGTTGGCAAACGACATTTGAATGAATTACTGTCAAGGTGCCTCATCCAAAAGGAGAGGGATTTTGGCTTGTATTTTACCTTCAAAATGCATGATCTGGTACATGATCTTGCATTAGATGTGTCTCAAAAAGAGTGTAAAATAGTGAATTCTGAAACAGAAACGGTTGATGAAAATGTTCGACATTTATTATTATGTGATGATAAGTTGGTTAAAGTTCCACATGTTTTGGAGGAAATGAAAAATGTTCGAACAATAATCATCCATGATGTTTTAGTGGAATCAAAGACTTTTCATGAATCAGTTATAAATCTGTGTGTCTCCAATTTCAAGTATCTACGAGCATTAGAATTATGGGGTTCACCATCGACGGCTTTACCGAATTCCATTGGTACTTTAAAGCACTTACGAGACCTTGACTTGGGCGGATGTAGGAGTATACGTGAACTCCCGAGGTCTTTTGATAAGCTTCGCAGCTTGCAATCGTTAAATTTGGGATATACTGGTTTGCAGCAGTTGCCTGACTGTGTGCAAAGGTTGATTGAACTTAGACATCTAGTAATAACCATTAAAGCTACGCATTTGAAAGAAATACGAGCAGGATGTTGGACTTCTCTTCAATACTTGGTATTGTATGAGTGTAAGGAATTAGAATGTTTACCTGAAGGAATGCAGTATCTGAAGTCACTTCGGACACTTGTTCTGTGTTTTTGTACTAAACTTGTCTCATTGCCACGGAGCCTGAAATTCCTAACCAAGTTAGAACACCTTGCAATAGGTTGTTGCGttcaaatcaatttgaaaatggaaGCAGAAGAGGAAGAAGACAAAGACCTTCA CAATTACGAGTTATGCGTTGTCCAAAGTTGTCCATTCTACCAGCATGGCTACTGA
- the LOC107938805 gene encoding putative disease resistance protein RGA4 isoform X1, whose translation MILTLEVLQARLRSLLNDKKFLLVLDDVWNENQAKWVGLRNLLRSTDGFSPSKIIVTTRSLNVASIMSSIPPYILKGLPLEDCLTLFTKWAFNDGDQTHYSNLIRIGEEIVKKCKGVPLAVRTLGSLLFQKTDESDWIYIRDQTEIWRLEQHENDILPVLKLSYNHLPSHLQRCLAFLSLYRKDEMYYSDKVIRLWMANGLLEHPKQNQEWEDVGKRHLNELLSRCLIQKERDFGLYFTFKMHDLVHDLALDVSQKECKIVNSETETVDENVRHLLLCDDKLVKVPHVLEEMKNVRTIIIHDVLVESKTFHESVINLCVSNFKYLRALELWGSPSTALPNSIGTLKHLRDLDLGGCRSIRELPRSFDKLRSLQSLNLGYTGLQQLPDCVQRLIELRHLVITIKATHLKEIRAGCWTSLQYLVLYECKELECLPEGMQYLKSLRTLVLCFCTKLVSLPRSLKFLTKLEHLAIGCCVQINLKMEAEEEEDKDLQLSLKTLSLDNLYALTDLPRLLLQGSSSTLQQLRVMRCPKLSILPAWLLNLTSLHKLEIEDCGNLSALPEGIDRLTNLRELTIDGCPELSKRYRENGGEDWHKIAHIQKVDIKD comes from the coding sequence ATGATTTTAACACTTGAAGTCTTGCAAGCTCGTTTGAGAAGCCTTTTGAATGATAAGAAGTTCTTGCTCGTCCTGGATGATGTGTGGAATGAAAATCAAGCAAAATGGGTTGGCTTAAGAAATTTGTTGAGATCGACTGATGGATTTTCTCCAAGCAAAATTATTGTTACCACTCGGAGTTTGAACGTGGCCTCGATAATGAGTTCAATTCCCCCTTATATATTGAAAGGTCTCCCTCTTGAAGACTGTTTGACCTTATTTACAAAATGGGCTTTTAATGATGGTGATCAGACACATTATTCAAATCTCATTAGAATCGGCGAGGAGATTGTGAAAAAATGCAAAGGGGTTCCTTTGGCAGTAAGAACATTGGGAAGCCTACTGTTTCAGAAAACGGATGAATCTGATTGGATCTATATAAGAGATCAGACTGAAATATGGAGACTTGAGCAacatgaaaatgatattttaccTGTGTTGAAGCTAAGTTACAATCATTTGCCATCTCATTTGCAGCGATGTCTTGCTTTTTTGTCCTTGTACAGAAAGGATGAGATGTATTATAGTGACAAAGTCATCCGTCTTTGGATGGCTAATGGACTCCTTGAGCATCCAAAGCAAAATCAAGAGTGGGAGGATGTTGGCAAACGACATTTGAATGAATTACTGTCAAGGTGCCTCATCCAAAAGGAGAGGGATTTTGGCTTGTATTTTACCTTCAAAATGCATGATCTGGTACATGATCTTGCATTAGATGTGTCTCAAAAAGAGTGTAAAATAGTGAATTCTGAAACAGAAACGGTTGATGAAAATGTTCGACATTTATTATTATGTGATGATAAGTTGGTTAAAGTTCCACATGTTTTGGAGGAAATGAAAAATGTTCGAACAATAATCATCCATGATGTTTTAGTGGAATCAAAGACTTTTCATGAATCAGTTATAAATCTGTGTGTCTCCAATTTCAAGTATCTACGAGCATTAGAATTATGGGGTTCACCATCGACGGCTTTACCGAATTCCATTGGTACTTTAAAGCACTTACGAGACCTTGACTTGGGCGGATGTAGGAGTATACGTGAACTCCCGAGGTCTTTTGATAAGCTTCGCAGCTTGCAATCGTTAAATTTGGGATATACTGGTTTGCAGCAGTTGCCTGACTGTGTGCAAAGGTTGATTGAACTTAGACATCTAGTAATAACCATTAAAGCTACGCATTTGAAAGAAATACGAGCAGGATGTTGGACTTCTCTTCAATACTTGGTATTGTATGAGTGTAAGGAATTAGAATGTTTACCTGAAGGAATGCAGTATCTGAAGTCACTTCGGACACTTGTTCTGTGTTTTTGTACTAAACTTGTCTCATTGCCACGGAGCCTGAAATTCCTAACCAAGTTAGAACACCTTGCAATAGGTTGTTGCGttcaaatcaatttgaaaatggaaGCAGAAGAGGAAGAAGACAAAGACCTTCAGTTGAGCCTTAAAACTCTCTCACTCGATAACTTATATGCCTTAACAGATTTGCCACGATTGCTTCTTCAAGGATCTTCTTCCACTTTGCAGCAATTACGAGTTATGCGTTGTCCAAAGTTGTCCATTCTACCAGCATGGCTACTGAATCTCACTTCTCTTCATAAACTTGAGATTGAGGATTGCGGAAATTTGTCAGCTCTACCGGAGGGAATAGACCGCCTCACCAACCTTAGAGAATTGACAATTGATGGATGTCCGGAGTTGAGCAAAAGATACAGAGAAAATGGGGGTGAAGATTGGCACAAAATTGCTCACATCCAAAAGGTTGATATTAAGGATTAA